In Marinibacterium anthonyi, the DNA window GCAGGTCCGCCGTGATCAGCCCGTGCGGGTGGATCGAGGCGATGTCGGTGGGGTTCAGGATCACCACCCGTTCACCATTGTAGCCGGCGGCCTTCAGCGCCGCTTGCGCCGCCTCGACATCAAGCGAGCCCATGATGCCTTCGCCCAACTCCTTCACGCCGGGCAGGCCGCAGGGGAAGGCGGCCAGGCATTCGGACCGGTTGGCCTCGCTGGCGGTGACGGATTGCATGTAGGGCGTTTGGTTGACCGCCGCGAGCACGGCGCGCCGGATCTCGACATTGTCGAAGGGCGCCTGCAGGTGGTTGAAGCGCATGACGGACACCAGGCCGAAGGGATCCTGGCGGAAGAGGTTGACGTCGGGATGGGCCTCCATCAGGGGCGCGAGGTCGGGCAGGATCCCGCCGACCCAATCGACTTCGCCCGCCTGGATCGCGGCGGCGGCGGTGGCCGGGTCGGGGATGATCTGCCAGATCACGCGGTCAAAGTTCATGACCTTCCCGCCCGAGGTCCAGGCAGCCGCTTCGTCGCGCGGCACGTAATCGGCGAATTTCTCATAGACCACCCGGTCGCCCGAGACATATTCGTCGGCCACGAATTTCAGCGGGCCAGAGCCGACCATCTCGGTCACCTGTTCGGAAATGTCGGTCTTGGCCAGCCGTTCGGGCATGATCATGGCGGGCGAGGAATGCGGCTTGCCGATGGCGTGCAGCAGGCGGCCGAAGGGGCGGGTCAGCTGGATGACGATGGTCTTGTCGTCCCTGGCGGTGATGCTTTCGGTTGCCGCGGCCATCGCCTGGCCGAACCCGTCGCGCCTGGACCAGCGCAGCAGGCTGGCGGCACAATCCTGGGCGCGCACCGGCTCGCCATCGTGAAACATCAGACCGTCGCGCAGGGTGATTTCCCAGGTCAGCCCGTCGTCCGACACCGTGTGGCCGGCGGCCATCTGCGGCACCGGCTGCAGGTCGGCGTCCATCCCGTAGAGCGTGTCGAAGACGCAATAGCCATGGGTTATCGACACCGCCGCCGGGGTGAAGACCGGATCGAGGATCGTCAGGTTGGAACTGGGCACGTAGCGCAGAATCCTGGTCGAGTTCTGCGCGAGCGAGGGGATGGACAAGAGGGGCGTCGCCGCCGCCGCGCCCAGAATCGAACGTCTGGTAATCATGATCTAAATCTTCCCGTTGGTGTCGTGAGTGGTTTCTTGTTCGGTCGTTTCTTTCGGTCGTTTCAGGCAGACAAAGGCACCGGCTGGGGCGCGTCGAGGTCGTCGGCGGGCCAGAACGGCCGCCGGCGGTTGTCCCAGGCGACGTCCTGAAGCCGCAGGGGCGCGCCGCCCGGGCCGTGGATGGGGATGTACCGGACATCGGGCCCAAGCAGCTTGCGGTAGTTCATGAGGTTCTTGAAGGACGATATCCTGCATGTCGTGATATCGATCCCGCAGGCGGCATAATGTTCGTCCATGTGTTCATAGAAGGGCAGGCTGCCGACCAGGATGCGAAGCCCCCCGGACCGAAGCACCGCCGCGGCCCCCAGGGTGACTGTGGAACCGGACACCGGGCCACCCGAATAGGTGAACGTGCCGTCGCACAGCCGCTCGACCCTGGCGCGCACCGTCACCGGCTTGAACCAGCGGTCGTCCTGCTTTGCTCCGATGTGGAATTCCGCTTCGACCCCTTCGCCCAATTCGCCCGCCTGCGCGGCGGTTTCGGGGTCGACGATGTAGATGGCGGCATCGATGTCGGGCGCCACGTCAAGAAGCGCGCCCAGAAGGGCCGGGGAATCGCCCTGCGCCCCGGCCCCCATGGAATCCGGCGCGTCGATGATCAGTGTCCGTCCCGGATAGTCCAGCGCCGCGGCAACGGCCTCGGCCGGGGTCATCGCGGGCAATTCGAAGGTTTCGCGCCGGTCCCAGATCGCGTCCAGCACCTCTTGCGCCACGGTTTCGGCCGCGTCTGGATCGCCGTCCGCGATCGCCAGTCCGGTGATGCCCACGTCGGCCATGTCCAGCCAGGGCTGCACGGGGAAATAGCTGACCGACAGCGCCCGGCCCGACGCTTCGATCCCGCGCGAGACGGCGGCGACCTGGGCCATGGGTTCGTCGCCCAGCGTGGCGCCGCCCAGAACGGGAACGATGGCATTGTACTTGCGAATGCGCGTCACGGGACGGATTTCCCCCTTGATGGCGCGCACCAGCAGGCCGGCGGCACAGGCCCCGGTGCGATAGGCGTCCACGTGCGGATAGGTTTCATAACCGACAATGATCTGCGCCATGTCCGCCATCCGCGGGGTCACGTGGGCGTGCAGGTCAAGGCTTACGGAAATGGGAATGTCCGGATCGCCCAGCCGGTCGCGCACCGCCTGGATGATGCCGCCTTCGGGATCCTTTTCGGTCGCGCAGATCATCGCGCCGTGCAGCGCCAGGTGCACCCCGTCCAGCGGCAGGGCGGCGGTGATGCCGTCGGCGATGATGGCGATCACCTCGTCGTAAAAGGAATCCTCGACATGGCCGCCGGACACGCAGCGCGACATGAAGATCGGCACGATCTCGGCCCCGGCTTCGGCCAGCACGTCCACTGCGCCGGTCACGGCAAACTGCTTGCCGGCGGCGACCTGCAGGATCTCTTCCCCGTGGAAAAGGCCGAACCGAGCGAAATCTTCCTTGCGCGCCACCCTGAGGGACAGGCTGTTGCCCTCGAATTCGAAGCTGGCGATTGCGACTTTCATGATGGGTCCTTGTCCTTTTCGCTCACGGGGGCACACGATGCGCGGATGCGGTCGCGACCTTCCCGGGGATGTGAGCCGAAAGATGCGGGAAGACAGCACGACGTATGCAGTCCCTGGAAAGTCTTTCAGCGAAAGACCTGAACCACAAATGCGAATTGACTCTGCCAATATGCGCTATCTGCATGTTCATGGGTCACGACGCGTTCCAGACGAGCTTTGCGCAACGTCCGCTGGCGTCAATGCGATCATGGTCCCAAGCCGCAGATCCCAAGGTGTCGGGAGCGGGGTCGGCGATGGCTTGATCGCTGCTCGTTTCTTGGGCGCCACCCCCCGTCAACCGGCCCGAGCCGGGGTATCGGCATCGCCGACGGTTGGCCCCGCGCTTGCCATGTCGCCCGGTCGGATCAAGGTCGGATCAAGGTCGGCGCGGGCTTCTCTCAGACCTGCCTTGCCGGGCGAATGCGTCGCCGGCAAGAGGATTGTCCAGGTGTCCGGCCCCGGCATCGCAGCCGCGATCCCGGGGCCGGACACCTGGACCGATGTCGCCCTTCAGAACAGCTTGCCGCTGTTCATTATGTCCCTGGGGTCGAACAATGCCTTGACGCCCTTCATCAGCGCGATGGCCGCCGGCTGGGTCGCACGGTCCAGCCGCTTGCGGTAGCTCAGCCCGATTCCGTGTTCGGCGGTGATGCTGCCATCCAGTTCGCCGACCACGCCGTCGATGATCTCGTCCAGCACGCCCGAGACATCCATGTACGCCGCCCGGTCCGCGAACCGGTCCTTGGCGAACATCACCACCAGGTGCATGTTGCCGTCGCCCATGTGTCCCACGTACAGCGGCCGCGCCTCGGGGAAACGGGCGACGATCCGGTCGCGGGTCAGGTCGACATAGGCCTGCTGGGCAAGCAGCGGCACGGAACTGTCGTGCGACATGTTGGGCCCGGAATGACGGATCGCCTCGGACACCGCGTGGCGCAGGTACCAGAACTCCTCGGCCTGGCGTTCGTTCTGGGCAATGATCACGTCCTGGGCCAGCCCGTCCTCGATCGCCGAGGCCAGCGTGCTTTCCAGCGCCGGCATCATGTCGCTGTCAGCCGCGCTGTCGCAGACCTCCAGCAGCAGCGTCCAGCGGGGGACCTCGTCAAAGGGCAGGCGGGCCTCGGGCATCTCGTCCAGCACAAGCTGCATGTAGTCGGCCTCGGTGATTTCGGCCGAGGTGACACGTTCGCCGAAAGCCGCCTTCATCGCGCGCAGGATCTGCAGCGCGTCGTCGACGCTGTCGACCGCAACCAGCGCGGTTTCCTTGCTGCGCGGGGCAGGGACCAGCCGCATGACAGCGGCGGTGATGATGCCCAGCGTCCCCTCTGAGCCGATGAACAACTCCTTCAGGTCGTACCCGGCGTTGTCCTTGCGCAGCCGCGACAGCCCGTTGATGATGTCGCCGGACGGCAGGACGACTTCGAGCCCCAGCACCAGGTGCCGCGTCACCCCGTAACGGATCGCGGCCGAACCGCCCGCGTTGGTGGCGATGTTGCCGCCGATCTGGCAACTGCCTTCGGAACTGAGGCTGAGCGGGAAGAACATGTCCCGGTCGGCCGCGGCCTCCTGGATCGTCTGCAGAACGCACCCGGCCTCGACCGTGATGGTTTCGTCCAGCGGCGACAGGTCGAGGATGCGGTTCATCCGGCGCAGCGACAGACCGATGCCGGGAATGGCTTTTCCGTCCGGGCCCGTCTTGCCGCGCACGGCCGCGCCGCCGACAAGCCCGGTGTTGCCGCCGATCGGCGTGATCGGGACATTGCGCAGGTTGCACAGGCGCACGATGTCGGCGACCTCTGCCGTGCTGCCGGGCTCGACGATGCACAGCGCCTCGCCTTCGTAGGCGCGGCGCACGTCGATCAGGTAGCGGGCCATCTGATCGGGCTGGGTCAGGACATGGGCCGTCCCGGCAATGTCGGCGAGGGCGGTGAGAAGGTCGTTGCTGTCGAACATTCGTGTCTATCCAAAGGGGATACGTCCCGCGCGATGGCGCGGGACGTCGGTCGTGTGGTCGATCAGGAGATCAGCCATTCGGAATAACGGCGCTGCACCTCGGTGTAGTTTTCGCCCCACCATTCCGGGTTGATGATGACGTTCTTGCCGTTGCTCAGGTCGGGCAGGTAGCCGCCCGCGTCGCTGGCGCGGATCTCGTCCAGGGTCTGCTGGTTGTTGGGCACGTAGAAGCCGGCCAGGGCCCAGGTCTTCTGCTGCTCGGGGCGCAGGGTGAACTCGATCCACTTCATCGCGGCTTCCTTGTTCCGGGTGCCTTTCGTGACGGCCCAGAAATCCAGCGAGTTGTTGGTCTGATCGAACGAGAAGTCCAGCGGCGCGCCGTTCTTGCGGGCCGAGTTCACGCGGTTGAAGTAGCTGTAGGAGAAATCCGCCTCGTTCTGGGCGACCGACGACACCTGTTCGGGCGTCGAGGCGGCGAATTTCGAGATATGGTCCTTCAGCTCGTCCAGCTTGGCAAAGGCGCGGTCGACATCCAGCGGATACAGATCCGCCGGGGCCACGCCATCGGCGACCAGCGCCATTTCCAGCGACTCCGGCGCCAGCGAACGGAAGCAGCGGCGGCCGGGGAACGTTTCGACATCGAAGAAGCCGGTGAAATCGGTCGGATGCTTGCCCTCGGGCGACCGTTCGCTGTCCCACAGAACGCCGCCGCTATAAAGGTAGTAGGGCACGTAGAACTGGTTCGGCGCCTCGACGAGGCCGGTCATGTTCACCAGCGACGGGTCAAGCTCTTCCCACAGGTTTTCCTTGGCGCCCGAGGTGGCAAACGCGGCGGGCGCGTCGATCACGTCCCAGGTGACCGAATTGCTGAGCACCTGCGCCTTGACCTTGGCCATGTCGCCGTTGTCGACCAGCTGGACCGCGATGCCGGTTTCGGCGGTGAACGGGTCGACAAAGCTGGCCTGGACCATCTCGTGATAGCTGCCGCCCCAGGTGGTCACGGTCAGCGTGCTGTCGGCGGCAAGGGCGCGGCCGGTGAACACGGCCGGAGCGGCCAGTGCGACGCCGGTGCCCGCAATGCCGCGCAGCACGCCGCGGCGGTTCATGTGCTTGTTCTGCATGGTCTTTTCTTTCCCTGTTGGTGGGTCTTCAGTGGCTCTGAAACGTGGGATCGGGGGGCAGCAGCCGGGCGTCTTCGGGCGCCCAGCCGACGCGAAGCACCTCGCCCCGCTTGGGACGTGCCCGGTGCGCGGTGCTGGGTTCCTGCACCATCAGGCGGCTGTTGTCCGCCGCTTGAAGGTAATGGCGCAGCACGCCGCCCAGCACGATGGAATCGCGCAGTTCCGCCGTGACCCCGGGCCAGTCCGCGTGGGGCTGCAGCGTCGCCGATTCCGGACGCACCATCAGCACCGCCTCGCCCGAGGTCGGCGCGGCATCGTCCGCCGGCGGCAAAGGCAGGGCGCCGATCCCGGTGTCCAGGGTGCCGGTGGCGGCATTGATCCGGCCCGCGATCAGGTTGGAATTGCCCAGGAAATCCGCCGCGAACAATGTCCGGGGCCGGAAATACAGATCCTCGGGTTCGCCCTGCTGTTCGATCCGGCCGTTGCGCATCAGCACGATGCGGTCCGACATCGACAACGCCTCTTCCTGGTCGTGGGTCACGTAGATCATCGTGATCCCCAGGTCCTCGTGCAGGCGCTTGATCTCAAGCTGCATGTCCTCGCGCAGCTTCTTGTCCAGCGCGCCCAGCGGTTCATCCATCAGGATGATCGACGGCTTGTAGACGATGCAGCGCGCCAGCGAGATCCGTTGCTGCTGCCCGCCCGAAAGCTGCTTGGGTTTGCGGTCGGCCACGTGCTCCAGCTGGATCAGCTTCAGCACCTCCTTCACGCGCGTGGCGATCTCGGGCTTGGGGACCTTTCGGACCTGCAGCGGGAAGGCGATGTTTTCGAACACCGTCATGTGCGGCATCAACGCATAGTTCTGGAACACCATGCCCAGCCCGCGTTCGTTGGTCGGCACATGGGTGGCGTCGCGACCGTCGATATCGATCCGGCCATCGCTGGCCTGGGTCATGCCCGAGATCAGGTTCAGAAGCGTCGACTTGCCCGACCCGGAGGGACCAAGCAGCGTCACGAATTCGCCGCGCCGCACCGACAGGTCCACGTGGTCCAGCGCGACCATGGGTCCGTAGGTGCGGGTCAGGTTGGTGACGCGGATCATGGGGTCGTTGGCTTCGGCGGTCATCCGGTCTGTCTCTTCTCTCATGGGGGTATCGGGGGCGGGGACGGCGGCCTGCGCGTTCATGCCCCAAGCTCGCGGCGTTCAAGGCGCATCATCGCCAGCGCCAGCACCAGCGACACGACGGTCAGCAGGGTCGACACCGCGGCGATCACCGGCGAGATCTCCCAGCGGAGCGCGCTGAACATCTTGACCGGCAGGGTTTCGGTATCGGGCCCGGTGATGAAGTAGGACACGATCACTTCGTCCAGCGAGATCAGGAAGGCAAACAGCGCCCCGGCGGCGATCCCCGATTTCAATTGCGGCAGCACCACGCGGAAGAAGATCGTCCCCTTCCTGGCGCCCATGATCAGCGATACCTGTTCGTAGGCCGGGTCGAGGTGGCGCAGCGCGGCACCGACCGACACCATCATGAAGGGCATCGCCAGCATGGTATGCGCCAGCACAACGGTGACCGTCCGGTTCAGCATGTTCAGTGGCGCAAGCTGCAGATACAGCCCCAGCGCCAGCACGATCACCGGCACCAGCAGCGGCCCCATGGCCAGGGCCGCGATGATCTTCTGTCCGGGCAGGCGGGCCCGGTTCAGGGCGTAGGCGGCCGGCACCACCAGGATCGTCGTCACCACCATGACGCAGACCGCGATGACCAGGCTGCGCGTCAGCGAACCCCACCAGGCGGGATCGGCAAAGAATTCCTGGTACAGGGCGGTCGACCATTCGCGCGGCGGGAATTCCATTTCGCCCGACGACCCGAACGAGATCGGCACGACGATCAGCGACGGCGCCAGCAGGAACAGGTAGCAGATCCAGGCGGCGACGGGCACCAAAAGCGTGCCGGCAATGCGCAGGGGCGTCTTCATTTCGAACCTCCCGTCGCGCCGCCGCCCTGCACGCGGCTCAGCGCCGCGACCAGCAGGCCGGAAATCACCAGAAGCGCCATGGCGATCGCCGAGGCCATCGGCCAATCCAGCGTCTGGCGCGTGTAGAAATCGATCAGGTTGGCCACCATCATGTCCTTGCGTCCGCCCAAAAGGGCCGGGGTGATGTACATGCCGATCGACAGGGTGATGTTGATCAGCACACCGGCAATGACGCCGGGCATCGCCAGCGGCAGCGTGATGCGCCGGAAGATGGTGAACCGCGACGCGCCCATGACCTCGGCCGCGCGGCCAAGGTTGGTGTCCTGGGCCAGCAGGCTGCTGAGAATCGACAGGATCATGAAAGGCAGCAGGTAGTTGATCATGCCCAGGATCGCGCCGACCCGGTTGAACACCATGGGGATGTGGATTTCGGCGCCGAAAAGCCAGCTGAGCACCGTGTTGATCACACCTTCATAGCCCAGCAGGACGGTCAGCGCGAAGCTCTTGACCAGGATGCTGGTCCAGAACGGCAGCATCACCATGGCCAGGTAGGGCACCCGCTGGCGCGGCGCCATCCGCGACAGGTGCAGCGCCACCGGGAACCCGAACACAAGGCTGACAAGCGTGGCGATGCCGGTGATGATGAAGGTGGTGCGCAGGACCTTGCGGAACAGCGAACTGGTCAGCAGGTCGTTGTAGGCCCGCAGGGTAAAGCCGTATTCGTGGAAGCTTTGCCAGAACGTCTGGCCCAGGGGGTAGACGAAGAAGATCACCAGCAGCAGCGTCATGGGCGCCATGAGCGCGAAGCCGGACAATCGGTTCAGATAAGGTGTGTCTGCGGTCATGAAGCCCCGTCATCGTCCCGGCAGGGCGCGCCATCAGGCGCTGGCCCTGTCTTTGGTTTTCTGAAGCTTTGCACCGATCTTTGATGTTTTCAAGCAGGATTCTGAAAACAAAAAATTGAAACGTCACATTTCGGGGTCAGATATCGGCGTTTACCCAAAAAACAATGCACTGCGTCGCACCGATGTTGGAAAACCGGTGCGGCAGATCGCTGGGAAACGAAAAACAGTCGCCCTCGCGCAGAACGCGCGACTCGCCCTCGATCGTCAGCTCCAGCACACCGGCGACCACAAGGCCGATCTCCTCGCCCTTGTGCACATAGGGCTCTTCACCCGACCCGCTGCCCGGCTCGATGATCAGGTAGAACCCTTTCAGCCGTTCGCTGGCCTTGGGAGAAATCAGGTCCTTGCGCAGGCCCTCGGACCGGGCAAAGGGTTGACGCCGGTCTGCCGTTACCACGTAAGGGTCTGATTTATCGTCATCATTATTCGGGTCGATCAACCAGGCGGCGGACACGTTCAGGGCCTCGCCCAGCGTGAACAGCGTCCGCACCGTGGGCGAAACGAGGTTGCGCTCGATCTGGGACAATGTCCCGATCGAGATTCCGGATGTGGCCGCCAGGTCGGCAAGGGTCATCTTCTGCGCCTGCCTCAGCTCGCGAATGCGCCCCCCAAGCATAGGGTCACCGCTGCGCCGCGCGTTGCGGCCGTTGCCCGGCCTTGCCGTGATCTCGTTCATGCTCTTCCGACTGTCCATTAGGTGTCACGCCACCCCGGCGGGCGTCGTCGATTTCAAGATTAGACAAACGTAGCCGGTCAGACAACCAATTTTCAGAATTCAGAAAATTCAGGTTGAAAATCCTCCTCGCCTCGCTGATGTTCGCGGAAAATCAACCGAGATGAAAGAAGGATGCGCGATGATGGACTCGATTGATACCTGGCACGACCGCGCCTCGGCGCTGGCGTTCGAAGGCCGGATGTTCATCGACGGCGCCTACGTGACTGCCGCCTCGGGCGAAGGCTTTGCAAGCCTCAACCCCGCCACCGGCGAAAAGCTGACTGACATCGCCGCCGGCGGGGCGGTCGACGTCGACCGCGCCGTGGCCTCGGGGCGCAAGGCCTTTGCAAGTGGCATCTGGTCCCGGAAGAGCCCCTCGGACCGGGGCGCCACGCTGGTCCGCTTCGCCGCGCTGGTCGAGGCGCATGCCGAGGAACTGGCGCTGCTTGAAACGCTCGACATGGGCAAGCCGATCTCGGACAGCCTGTCGGTGGACCTGCCGTTGTCGATCAGTTGCCTGCGCTGGTACGGCGAGTCGGTCGACAAGATCTATGACGAGATCGCGCCGACCCCCGGCACCGCCCTGTCGCTGATGAAACGCGCGCCGCTGGGGGTGGTCGGGGCTGTCGTGCCCTGGAACTTTCCGCTGATGATGGCCTGCTGGAAGATCGCGCCGATCCTGGCGGCGGGGAATTCCGTGGTTCTGAAACCGGCCGAGCAATCCTCGCTGTCGGCGATCCGCATCGCGGCCCTGGCGGTCGAGGCCGGCATCCCGCCCGGCGTCTTCAACGTGGTGACGGGCATGGGCGAAACCGCCGGCAAGGCGCTGGGACTGCACATGGACGTGGACTGCATCGCCTTCACCGGTTCGACCGAGGTCGGCAAGCTGTTCATGCAGTATTCCGGGCAGTCCAACCTCAAGCGGGTGGGACTGGAATGCGGGGGCAAGTCGCCCAACATCATATTCGAGGACGCCCCGGACATCGACGCGGCCGCCGAGGCCGCGGCCTGGGGGATCTTCTACAACCAGGGCGAGGTCTGCAACGCCGGCTCGCGCGTGCTTGTGCATGAAAGCATCGCCGAACGGGTGATCGGGAAGATCGTCGAGACCGGCCGCGCCATGCGTATCGGCGACCCGCTGGACCCCGCGACCCAGATCGGATCGCTGGTGGACAGCACGCAGACCGCGCGCGTTCTGGACTATATCGCCATCGCCCGGCAGGAAGGGGCGCGGCTGGTGTCCGGTGGCGGGCAGCCTGCCGAAGGCGGCTGTTTCGTCGAACCCACCGTTTTCGCCGACGTGACCGCGTCGATGCGCATCGCGCAGGAAGAGGTGTTCGGCCCGGTGCTGTCGGTTCTGACCTTCAGGGACGAAGACGAAGCGGTGAAGATAGCGAACGACACGATCTACGGCCTGGCGGCCGGCATGTGGACATCGGACCTGAACCGGACGTTCCGCGTATCGGACGCGCTGCAGGCCGGGGTAGTCTGGGTCAACTGCTTCGATCACGGCCATATCTCGTCGCCGTTCGGCGGTTTCAAGCAATCCGGTTTCGGGCGGGACAAGTCGCTTCACGCCCTGGACAAGTACACCGACGTCAAGACGACGTGGATCAACCTGGGCTAAGGAGACAGAGAATGTCGCAACCGACGATCAAGGGCCTGATGCCGGCCTGCCCAACCGCGCTGGATGCCGATGGGCAGGCGGATCGGGCGTCGATGCAGCGGCTGGTGCGCCACATGCTGGACGGTGGGGCCAGCGGTGTCGTGCCGCTTGGCGGCACCGGCGAATACACCGCCCTGCCGCCCCAGATCCGGATCGCCACGGTCGAATCCTGTGTCGAGGCGGCCGCCGGTGCGCCGGTCTACGCGGGCGTCCTGGCCCCGGGGCTGGGCGATGCGATCCCCGCGGCCAAGGCCTTTGCCGCGGCGGGCGCGACGGGCATCATGCTGATCGCACCGTATTACATCACCCCGTCGCAGGCCGGCGCCATCGACTATTTCCGCGCCGTGCGGGATGCGGCGGGGCTGCCCATCATGCTGTATGACAACCCGTTGCGGGCGCGTTTCGCCTTTGCGCCCGACACCATCGCGACCCTCGCCGAAGAAGGCACCATCGTGGGCATGAAGGCGTCCAGCACGGACCTTTACCACTTCGACCAGGTGATGCAGCGCGTGGGTCCCGAGTTCGGCGCGCTCAGCGGGCAGGACACGCTGTTCGTGCAGCAGGTCTCCAGCGGGGCCGTCGGGGGTGTTCTGACCTCGGCGGTGCTGGTGCCGGGGATGTGGGCCAAGGTCCAGTCGCTGGCCGCGGCCGGACAATATGCCGAGGCGCTGGCGCTGCAACGCAAGCTGGGACCGCTGATGGATGCGCTCTTTGCCGAAGAAAACCCGGGTCCGCTGCGCCATGCGCTGGCGCTCGTGGGTCTGGATACCGGCGCGTCGGCCCTGCCGGCACCGGCCCTGTCCAAAGGGCTGGCGGCACGGCTGGACGAAGTGATAGCGGATCTGCGCGCGGCCGGTGCCGCGCTTCCCGAAGCAGCCTGAGGCAAGACGGACATGGCGGAAACCGCCGAAAATTCACTGTACCTGAACAAGGCGGGTCCTGCGCCCGCCTGGTCCAGGCTGGAAGATGCGCTTCATGTGCCGGTTGCGATCGTGGGCGGGGGTCTTACCGGGCTGTCGACCGCGCTGCACCTGGCCGAATCCGGTGTCCAAGCTGCCGTGTTCGAGGCCGAAAGCCCCGGCTGGGGCGCGTCGGGCCGCAATGGCGGGCAGCTGAACCCGGGACTGAAGTTCGATCCGTCCTGGTTCATCAGCCGCTTCGGCGAGGCCCGGGGCCGCGAGATGATCGGCTTTGGCTGGTCGACGGTCGATGAAACCGTCGCGCTGATCAACCGGCTGGGGATCGACTGCGACCTGCGGCGCAACGGCACCCTGCGGGCCGCGGCGTCTGCAAGGGATGTCGCTTCTGTGCGCCGCAGCTTCGACGACATGACCGCGCACGCCATGGATGTCGCCTGGCTGGACCAGGCGGATGTCGCGGCGCTGACCGGGCATGAACGGTATCCGGCCGCCTTCCTGGATCGCCGCGGCGGCGATCTGAACCCGCTGCTGTTTTCGCGGGGGCTTGCTGTGGCGGCCCAGGCGGCGGGCGCGAAGGTGTTCGGGGACAGCCGTGTCCGGAGCCTTGGGAAAACGGCTGACGGCTGGCGTCTTGAGGTGAACGGGCAGACGGTTCGGGCGGATCGCGTGCTGATCGCCTGCAATGGCTATGCCGACGGCCTCTGGCCCGGGCTCAGGCAGGCGTCGGTGCCGGTCTTCAGTTCGGTGCTGGCGTCGCATCCGCTATCCGAAGACATGGCAAAGACGGTCATGCCGGGCCGGCAAGTGCTGTACGAATCCGGTCTGGTAACGGTCTATTACCGGGTCGACAGCGCGGGCCACCTGATCATCGGCGGACGGGGGCCGATGCGGCCTTCGTCGGATGCGCGGCGAATGCAGGCCATCGCGCGGCATGCGGAAAAGCTCTGGCCAGGGGTCAGCCGCGCGGGCTGGCAATTCGCCTGGAACGGACGGGTGTCGGTGACGCCCGATCACCTGCCCAACATCCATGCGCCGGATCCGTCCATTCTGATCGCTTACGGCTACAACGGTCGCGGTGTTGCCCTGTCGACCGCGCTGGGGCGCCACCTGGCGGCATGCCTGTCCGGACGCATCGCGCCCGACGATCTGCCCCTGCCGCCCAGCAACCTGCGCCGGATCCCGTTCCACCGGTTCTGGCCCGTGGGGGTTCACCTGACGGTTGCGGCGTCGCGCCTGCGCAGCGGTTTTTTCCGTCAAATAGCGAAATAGCCCAATGGGGGTCACCAAGGTCCGCAAGGTGACGGGTTGATTTCCGGACACCATGAGGGCGGGCTCGGAAAATCCGGACCGCGCCCCGTAATGCCGATTATGTAATATCTTGCCGCCCGTTCCCCTGGCCCCGGCGGACCAGCGACACCGTGGGCATCCTGCCCGGGGCCATGCCCTGGCCGGGATCTCTGTGGCGGGAACATTTGCCCCGCTCAGGTGTTGTTCACTCCGGGTGCGGCCCATCCGCTCCGCCACCGAAAGCAGAGCAGATGTTGGACGCCACAAAGCAGCAAGCCAGTCCCACCCGCCAGACCAACCTGTGCATCCTGCACAATCCCCAGTCCGGCAAACAAGAGGCCGGCGCCTCGTCCGAGGACCTGTCCCGCCTGTTCGAACAGCACGGGCTGAGCCCCGACATCGTCAAGCTGGATCCCGAAAACGACCTGGCGG includes these proteins:
- a CDS encoding ABC-transporter substrate-binding protein, whose product is MITRRSILGAAAATPLLSIPSLAQNSTRILRYVPSSNLTILDPVFTPAAVSITHGYCVFDTLYGMDADLQPVPQMAAGHTVSDDGLTWEITLRDGLMFHDGEPVRAQDCAASLLRWSRRDGFGQAMAAATESITARDDKTIVIQLTRPFGRLLHAIGKPHSSPAMIMPERLAKTDISEQVTEMVGSGPLKFVADEYVSGDRVVYEKFADYVPRDEAAAWTSGGKVMNFDRVIWQIIPDPATAAAAIQAGEVDWVGGILPDLAPLMEAHPDVNLFRQDPFGLVSVMRFNHLQAPFDNVEIRRAVLAAVNQTPYMQSVTASEANRSECLAAFPCGLPGVKELGEGIMGSLDVEAAQAALKAAGYNGERVVILNPTDIASIHPHGLITADLLTRMGMNVDLQDTDWGTVVQRRVSKEPVDNGGWSIAHTNWPAISIANPATNATTRGLGEKGWWGWYKDDQMEQIVADWLSAGSEEEADTLFDMANARAIDQVPTVPLGQSFQDGAVRSDLTGLLQGSVSMFWNVDRA
- a CDS encoding hypothetical protein (putative conserved protein) → MKVAIASFEFEGNSLSLRVARKEDFARFGLFHGEEILQVAAGKQFAVTGAVDVLAEAGAEIVPIFMSRCVSGGHVEDSFYDEVIAIIADGITAALPLDGVHLALHGAMICATEKDPEGGIIQAVRDRLGDPDIPISVSLDLHAHVTPRMADMAQIIVGYETYPHVDAYRTGACAAGLLVRAIKGEIRPVTRIRKYNAIVPVLGGATLGDEPMAQVAAVSRGIEASGRALSVSYFPVQPWLDMADVGITGLAIADGDPDAAETVAQEVLDAIWDRRETFELPAMTPAEAVAAALDYPGRTLIIDAPDSMGAGAQGDSPALLGALLDVAPDIDAAIYIVDPETAAQAGELGEGVEAEFHIGAKQDDRWFKPVTVRARVERLCDGTFTYSGGPVSGSTVTLGAAAVLRSGGLRILVGSLPFYEHMDEHYAACGIDITTCRISSFKNLMNYRKLLGPDVRYIPIHGPGGAPLRLQDVAWDNRRRPFWPADDLDAPQPVPLSA
- a CDS encoding putative FAD-linked oxidoreductase, with the protein product MFDSNDLLTALADIAGTAHVLTQPDQMARYLIDVRRAYEGEALCIVEPGSTAEVADIVRLCNLRNVPITPIGGNTGLVGGAAVRGKTGPDGKAIPGIGLSLRRMNRILDLSPLDETITVEAGCVLQTIQEAAADRDMFFPLSLSSEGSCQIGGNIATNAGGSAAIRYGVTRHLVLGLEVVLPSGDIINGLSRLRKDNAGYDLKELFIGSEGTLGIITAAVMRLVPAPRSKETALVAVDSVDDALQILRAMKAAFGERVTSAEITEADYMQLVLDEMPEARLPFDEVPRWTLLLEVCDSAADSDMMPALESTLASAIEDGLAQDVIIAQNERQAEEFWYLRHAVSEAIRHSGPNMSHDSSVPLLAQQAYVDLTRDRIVARFPEARPLYVGHMGDGNMHLVVMFAKDRFADRAAYMDVSGVLDEIIDGVVGELDGSITAEHGIGLSYRKRLDRATQPAAIALMKGVKALFDPRDIMNSGKLF
- the potD_1 gene encoding Spermidine/putrescine-binding periplasmic protein precursor, with amino-acid sequence MQNKHMNRRGVLRGIAGTGVALAAPAVFTGRALAADSTLTVTTWGGSYHEMVQASFVDPFTAETGIAVQLVDNGDMAKVKAQVLSNSVTWDVIDAPAAFATSGAKENLWEELDPSLVNMTGLVEAPNQFYVPYYLYSGGVLWDSERSPEGKHPTDFTGFFDVETFPGRRCFRSLAPESLEMALVADGVAPADLYPLDVDRAFAKLDELKDHISKFAASTPEQVSSVAQNEADFSYSYFNRVNSARKNGAPLDFSFDQTNNSLDFWAVTKGTRNKEAAMKWIEFTLRPEQQKTWALAGFYVPNNQQTLDEIRASDAGGYLPDLSNGKNVIINPEWWGENYTEVQRRYSEWLIS